One Vibrio penaeicida DNA segment encodes these proteins:
- a CDS encoding response regulator, with protein MSLRLKTILGIAGIEIVMLMTLVLSSVKFLSDSNEQQLLQRADTMLSMFAGATKEAVISSDLQTLNVLVKDILEVKDLCYVRIYNAQGRLLVEGGEENLLGHFAAMDTGLSSSKDGVFDRATSITTGAMRHGHIEMGFATKGINGMLSNAKRWILSIATIEVALVTLFSLILGSYLTRNLYKIKQAALLMTQEGPGVQVAIAEGDEIGDLAKAFNSMSQKLADKQKELEVARKQAETASEAKSRFLASMSHEIRTPMNGVLGLLGILEQTPLQNDQKELVHTASDSGQLLLSIINDILDFSKMETSTLLLEPVAFNLTESLHQSMDFFKPQAHEKGIYLELSVSPNVPDFVYGDVYRFKQVLLNLIGNAVKFTEHGGVDVQVYSERHEGRIELKCSVKDSGIGIPDQHIPHLFDEFTMVDQTFARHYEGSGLGLAITQRLLHLMEGKIEVQSVEGIGSEFRFNAWFDQSNQNEVEQHYHQQPEVDTDLSSAHLLVVEDNSANQMVIKNTLQYAGITPDIANNGREAIEAVKQAHYDLILMDISMPEMDGMTATKHIRALSEEYSNIPIIALTAHALSGDRERFIESGMSDHLPKPFNRSTLLSCLSLHLRKKMSEGNMENGSQERKQDIEQITAFEHEDDNIALVDESVIQQIIYDTDASVLPELIEFYLQESKERVANLMDAANSKDQEALEFESHTLGSSSVTLGNLRLSKHARKIELLCVQNKMEEALECAAALPDVAELSFAALRERNSRGFE; from the coding sequence ATGAGTCTTAGATTGAAAACCATTTTAGGCATAGCTGGCATTGAAATTGTGATGCTGATGACACTTGTCTTAAGTTCAGTAAAATTCTTATCCGATTCCAATGAACAACAGCTGCTACAGCGTGCGGACACCATGTTATCCATGTTCGCAGGTGCAACAAAAGAAGCCGTCATCTCCTCAGATTTACAAACACTGAATGTTTTGGTCAAAGACATCTTAGAAGTAAAAGACCTTTGCTACGTTCGGATATATAACGCTCAAGGTCGTCTGCTTGTTGAGGGAGGGGAAGAAAACTTATTAGGGCATTTTGCTGCAATGGATACAGGGTTATCTTCTTCGAAAGATGGGGTTTTTGATAGGGCCACATCTATCACCACAGGGGCAATGCGCCATGGTCATATCGAAATGGGGTTCGCAACAAAAGGCATTAATGGCATGCTTTCAAATGCCAAACGGTGGATACTCAGTATCGCGACAATTGAAGTCGCATTAGTCACTTTATTTTCCCTTATTTTGGGCTCCTATCTCACTCGTAATTTGTACAAAATAAAACAAGCCGCCCTTTTAATGACGCAAGAAGGTCCGGGGGTTCAAGTGGCTATCGCCGAAGGAGACGAAATCGGCGACTTAGCAAAAGCGTTCAACTCCATGTCGCAAAAACTGGCTGATAAACAGAAAGAGCTAGAGGTTGCACGTAAACAAGCCGAAACTGCAAGTGAAGCAAAAAGTCGCTTTCTTGCTTCAATGAGCCATGAAATTCGCACACCAATGAACGGGGTTTTAGGCTTACTAGGAATATTGGAGCAAACCCCTTTGCAAAACGATCAAAAGGAACTGGTTCATACAGCTTCCGATTCTGGTCAGCTTTTGCTCTCCATTATCAACGATATTCTCGATTTTTCTAAAATGGAAACCAGCACGCTTCTACTTGAACCTGTTGCATTCAACCTAACCGAAAGCCTCCATCAATCGATGGATTTCTTTAAACCTCAAGCTCACGAAAAAGGAATCTATCTCGAGTTATCGGTTAGCCCAAATGTCCCCGACTTCGTATACGGCGATGTATATCGATTTAAGCAAGTTTTACTTAACTTGATTGGAAACGCAGTCAAATTTACTGAGCATGGTGGAGTAGATGTCCAGGTTTACTCAGAGCGGCATGAAGGAAGAATCGAACTTAAATGCTCAGTTAAAGACAGCGGAATAGGCATTCCAGACCAGCACATACCTCATCTTTTTGACGAGTTTACCATGGTCGATCAGACCTTTGCCCGCCACTATGAAGGGTCAGGGCTTGGTTTAGCGATAACCCAACGACTCTTGCATTTGATGGAAGGGAAAATTGAAGTTCAGAGCGTAGAAGGTATCGGTAGCGAATTTCGCTTCAATGCGTGGTTTGACCAATCCAATCAAAACGAAGTAGAGCAACACTATCACCAACAGCCTGAGGTTGACACAGACCTTTCCAGTGCGCATTTACTGGTGGTTGAAGACAACAGCGCCAACCAAATGGTGATAAAGAATACGTTGCAGTACGCTGGCATCACACCTGATATTGCAAATAACGGACGTGAAGCGATAGAGGCTGTAAAGCAAGCGCATTACGATCTGATCTTGATGGACATATCTATGCCAGAGATGGACGGCATGACAGCCACTAAGCACATACGCGCACTCTCTGAGGAATATTCCAACATTCCTATTATTGCCCTAACGGCTCATGCCCTATCAGGGGATCGAGAGCGATTTATTGAATCTGGGATGTCGGACCACCTTCCGAAACCTTTTAATCGCTCAACTTTATTATCTTGTCTAAGCTTACATTTAAGAAAAAAAATGTCAGAGGGCAATATGGAAAACGGCTCACAAGAAAGAAAACAAGATATCGAGCAGATTACCGCATTTGAACATGAAGATGACAACATCGCGTTAGTCGATGAGTCTGTCATTCAACAGATAATCTACGATACCGACGCAAGTGTATTACCTGAGCTTATCGAGTTCTATTTGCAAGAATCTAAAGAACGAGTAGCAAATCTTATGGATGCAGCAAACTCTAAAGATCAGGAAGCGTTGGAGTTTGAATCCCATACCCTTGGAAGCAGCTCAGTTACGTTAGGAAATCTAAGACTTTCAAAACACGCGCGAAAAATCGAATTGTTGTGTGTGCAAAATAAAATGGAAGAAGCATTAGAATGCGCTGCCGCATTACCTGATGTTGCAGAGCTTTCTTTTGC